Part of the SAR324 cluster bacterium genome is shown below.
TTTCCATGAACATCTGTATTCTATCGAGAGTCCCATTGTCTACGAAGGTCTCAGCCACACAGTCGAACTTGCCAAGCCAAGAGGATTTATAATCTGTCCAGATTTCAACCTTGGGTTTGAAGGCTTCCCAGTCATCAAAATTCCCCAGATTCAGATAAACCATTCCTTCAATCAACTCCGGTCTTGTGAAGATTTGTGAGCCACATTGGCCACAAAACTCTTTCTCCATCTTCTTGCCGCTTGTCCCTTTGTATTCGAAGGATTGACGATCACCAGTTATCAGGATTTCGGATTCATAAAAGGCAGCAAAACTTGATAAATTGGCACCAGAAATTTTCTTACAGGTCCTACAGTGACAATTCATCACCAACATCGGGTCGAACTCTGTGGTGAATCTAACTTGATCACAATAACACCCACCTTGATGCTTGATCATAGGATCTCCAGGCTAGTCAGTTATTCAAGTAAGCGTTAGTAGAGTTGCTTCCTGCAAAATGGTAGGAGTGCTGACGTATCTTATCGCAGGAAATTGGAGTTAAGTTCTTCTCTCAGGTCCATCCATATGGTTGAGTGGTGCTGGTTCAGGCTCAGTGACTTCTCCAGCACCCTTCAACATATTGATGCTAAAAGACAAATCTACATTAATCCGTTTTGCTAATTTCCATCCATATTGCATCACCAACCGAACTACTTTCAATATGTGGCATAAGTTCAGAGACCATTTGATTCCACTCTTGATTTGCATCAAGCTTTGCTGCTCGAGCCATCTCTTCATCCATACTTTCAACTTCCCAAGACCACATCACCTGATTGAATGGGCCCAATACCCTAGCATAAAATTTCACATCCCCCACAAAGTCATCACCAAGAATTTTTTTTGCTAACTCTGGAAATTTTGTTCCCATCTCTACGACTGTGGGCATTGATCCCGGTTTAACATTCATCAGTCTGTCATACTTAATTGTCATAGCTTCCTTTCAGATAGTGATCATTGAAACTAAGGACTGTTTTATCAAAACAGCCCTTTTAGTTGGGTGACTAAGATTCAAGGAGGTCAATAGTAAAAGTCAAGAACACTTAGATACAATGACAAAGACCTGTATAGAAGCTAGGACCTACCTCACCAGGGCAATATTCAGAGCCTAGGCAAAGACAAGGGTGGTGTGCCGTGTGAGGCTTTGTGTGATTAGTTAGGTGGGGTTGCATCATGGAGCAATTGCTTAGGGTGATGCAAACTGTTAGGAGATCACAGGCAAAAATTAAACTTTCGGTCTAAGTATGTTGATCCAAATTTTCTATCAGGGCTTGCATACGTTCCATGATGGCAGTTTCTTCAAAGGACTCTTGAATACAGCCACTATCTCGTAGCCATTTCATTTTATAGTTTTTGAAAATTTCTCCCTTAGGTTCAAACTCAACAGAGTTATCAAAGGCACCCAAAACTATAGATATGATTCCATTAAATGCCTCAGGTTCTCTATAAATACTTGTTGAGCACGCTTGGCATGAATGCAAATAAACTGGCATTCCACTGCCACCATTGAAAGTGTATT
Proteins encoded:
- a CDS encoding GFA family protein produces the protein MIKHQGGCYCDQVRFTTEFDPMLVMNCHCRTCKKISGANLSSFAAFYESEILITGDRQSFEYKGTSGKKMEKEFCGQCGSQIFTRPELIEGMVYLNLGNFDDWEAFKPKVEIWTDYKSSWLGKFDCVAETFVDNGTLDRIQMFMENLDQRE
- a CDS encoding NIPSNAP family protein, which translates into the protein MNVKPGSMPTVVEMGTKFPELAKKILGDDFVGDVKFYARVLGPFNQVMWSWEVESMDEEMARAAKLDANQEWNQMVSELMPHIESSSVGDAIWMEISKTD